DNA from Streptomyces sp. NBC_01476:
AGGCAAGGCGCGTCGGGGCACGCCGGATACGTGATCACGTCTTTACGGCCCGTTGATACGATCACCCCATGACCGCTCTGCCGCAGGAACTGCGGGACCTGATCGCCTCCGGCCCGATGGCACATCTGAGCACCATCAACGCCGACGGAAGCCCACAGGTCACCGTCGTCTGGATCGGGCTCGACGGCGACGACCTCGTCAGCGGGCACATGTCCCGGTACACGAAACTGCGCAACATCGAACGGGACCCGAGAGTCGTGCTGTCCTTCGACACACCGCGTGTGCCCGGGGTCTTCCTGAACGAGTACGCCGTGCTGCGGGCGCGGGCCGAGGTCCAGCCCAGCGACGACGCCTGGGACCTGCTCAACCGGCTGACGAAGGTCTACATGTCCCCTGACACCGAGTTCCCGGCGCCGAAGGGCCCCGGCTACATCGTGCGTTACTCCGTCGAACGCATCGGCGGCGTCGGCCCCTGGGCGCCGGCCTCCCGCTGAGCCCACGGACCCGGCGGCCAGGGCGGCGGCCAGAGTGCGCCGGCCCCAGCGCGCTCTGCCGGGCTCACCCCTCCCGCCGTACCGCCCGCCGCGCCACCGGGAGCCGGGTCAGTGCCGCGTACAACGCCAGACCCACCACCGCCCCGGTGCCGCCGCCGAAGGCCACCGTCGGCACGAGGTCGAGGAGGCGCGCGTCACGCAGCGGACCCCGGCCCCAGCGGGACAGCCGCTCCGCCGCCCCCGCCGTCGCCGCGCAGCCGACCAGCGCCACCACAGCGCTCCTGGTACGCGGCGACAGCCGCAGCCGGCGGCCGGGACCTCCGGAGTACGCCCCAGAGTCCGCCGCGGGCCCCGCCGCAGGGGAGTCCGCCGCAGGCAGCTCCCGCAGTGCCCGCGCCAGATACCAGGCGATCACCCCGAGCCCGACCGCCGAACTCGCGTACTGCAGGAGCTCGTACAGCGGCTCCCCGCGGTACGAACGGTTCAGCACCGGCAGCAGCCGCACCCCCGCCCGGCCGCCGTGCGTGAAGGCGTCCCAGCCCACATGGGTCGCCGCGCCGACGGCCGCGGACAGGACGAACCAGCCGACCGCGGCGGCGTCGGGGGCGCGACCGCGGGGCGCGGTCAGCGTGTCGGCGGCATCCGCCCACCGGGCGGGCAGCAGAGCGACGAGCGGTTCACGCAGCAGGCCGTGCCAGCCGGCCACGAGGACGGCTGCGATGGCCACGTCCGCCGTGGGCAGACCCCAGAGGCTGTGGGTGAACGTGCCGTAGCCGAAGGTGCCGCGGACCAGCGAGTCGGTGAAGAACGGCACGTCGGGAGCCAGCGATCCGGCGACCATCGCCGAGGCGACCAGCGGCCCGCGGGCACGCCCGTCGCGGAGCAGAGGGAGGATGGCGGCGGGATGGCTGAACGTGAACGGCATTCCGTCATGATCCCCGGGAGCCCGCCGCTCCGCGAGCCGGCCGGCCCCTCCCGGGGCCGGTGACGGGCTGCGGGGAGGACGGAGCATGAGAAGAGTTCTGGTCGTCGGGATCACCGGCGCCGGCAAGACCACCCTGGCCCGGGCGCTCGCCGGCCGGTTCGCGCTCCCCTTCCACGAGATGGACGCCCTCGCCTTCACAGGGCCGGGCTGGCAGGAAAACCCGCGCCTGCTGGAGGACGTGGCACGGATCAGTTCCGGTCCCTCCTGGGTGTTCGACTCCTTCGGCTACCCGGCGGTCCGCGACCTGCTCTGGGAGCAGGCCGACACCGTCGTCTGGCTCGACTACGCACGCCCGGTGGTCATGCGGCGCGTGCTGCGGCGTTCAGCGGTACGCACCCTGCTGCGGCGCCGGGTCTTCGGCGGCAACGTCGAAACGGCGGCCGGCTGGCTCAGCCCGGACCACCCCGCACGGTGGGCCTGGTCCCAGCACGCACACCGCAGGACCGACATCGCCGGCCGCTGCGCCGACCCCCGATTCGCACCCCTTGAGGTCGTCCGCCTCACCACTCCGCGGGCGGCCAAGAAGTGGCTCCGCACCCCCCGGGCCGCCGCCCACCGCCCAACGGGCCCCCGCCCAGGCGGACTCGGCTAGGGTACGGAACGCGTCCGGGTCGGGGATCGCGCCTGGTTGGGGGAGACATGGTGGGCGAAACAGCCAACAGCGGTACGGCGAAGGCGCAGAGCGCGCAGTCGGCCTTGACGTCGGTCGTGGTGCACGCGGCCGGAGCGGTGTGCACGCGCCGCGCACACGTGACCGTACCGGCAGGCAACGGGGAAGCCACGGTACGGATCGGTGGCCTGCCGCTCACCCTCCACGAACAGTCGTTGCGTGCCCACGTGGTAACCGGACCGCGCGGGCTGCGGGTGACGGGCATTCGGCTCGACCTGGGAGCGACCCTGCGCCGGGGCGACGAACTGCCCGGGCTGCGGCTGGACTTGGAGGACGCCGAGGACCAGCAGGCCAGGCTGCGGGAGCGCCGTGAGCGCCTGGAGGGCGAGATCGAGGAGGTCGCGGGGCTGCGGGCCGAACCACCGCAGCCACGGCGGGGGGACCCGCCCCGCTGGGCACCGGTGGAGTCCTTTCTCGCCCTGGCCGGCTTCGTCGACACCCGGCTCGGCACACTGCACGAGCAGGTGCGGATCACCGAGGACCAACTGGACCGGGCCGACCACGAGGTGGACGTCCTCAGGGCCAGACTCCACGAGGCGTCGTCCGCCGTGAACACCGAACGGGCCCAGCTGTCCCTGCACGCGGTGGTGACGCTGGCCCCTGAAATCACGGAGGCGGCCGAACCCGCTGAGACGGCCGACGCCGCTGAGACGGCCGAACCCACAAAGACGTCTGACGCCGCCGGCGCGCGGGGAGTTGACGCACCGCCAGGCGACCCCGGCCTCCCGGAAGCCACCACCGGCAGCGACCCCGTCGAGATCGAGGTGGAGTACCACGTCCCCGGAGCCACCTGGATCCCCACCTACCAACTCCGCCTGGACGGAAGCAGCGGCGCCGGGACGCTCGTCCTGCGCGCCTCCGTCGCGCAGCGAACCGGTGAGGACTGGACGGGAGTTCACCTCGGCCTGTCCACCGCGGACCTGCTGCGCCGCGCCGACCTGCCCGAACTGCGCTCGATACGGATCGGCCGGGCCCAGGAAGAGGCGCGGGCGCAGAGCTGGCGTGAGCCGCCTGCCGGGCTCGCCGAACTCTTCACCGGCTACGACACCGCCACCGCCGCCCGTCCCGCCGCGCCGCCGCAGCGCCCGCGGTCCGTCGCAGCGGAACCGGCCGGCAGCGCCTTCCCAGCGGACCCCATCGGCGGGGCCCCGCCCGAGGCCGCAGGGTACGGCGGGGCCGCCGAGGACGCCGTGTCCCCGGCGATGCCCGCGCCCGGCGGCGGTCCCGTCCCGTACCCCGCCGTCCTGCCGCTTCGCCCGCCCGCGGCCGCGGCACCGGCGTCACCCGCGCCGGACCTCGCCCGCCGCGCGATCCGCGCCCCGCAGCACCCGGCGGCCGCCGCGCCGGACGCGCGGTCCAAGCCCCCCGGGCGGTCCGTGACCACGCCGGCCACATCGTCGGCCGCCCCCACCGCGGACATGCTCGACTACGCCGGCTTGACGATGACCGGACCCGACGCGGCGGCCGGGCGCGGAACGCTGCGCCAGGACCGCGCCGCGGCCGACCCGGTCGTCGCGGCGTACCGCCGCCGGGCCGAGGCCGTGGGACGCCTGCCACGCCCCGCGCACGCGGTCGACGTACGGACCTCGGCGGGCTCGTTCGACTACCGCTTCGACACCGCCGCCCCCGCCGACGTCGCCTCCGACGGACGCTGGCACATCGTCCCCGTCAGCGAGGTACCGGTCAGGACCGAATCCGTGTACGTGTGCGTCCCGTCGGTGGACACCGCCGTCTTCGCGACCGTCCTGGTCGAGAACACCTCCGGGCACGCGCTGCTGGCCGGCCCCGCCGACGTCATGGTGGACGGCGACTTCGTCCTCACCGCGGCGCTGCCCACCCTGGCGCCCGGGCAGCGGGAGGCGGTCGGCGTCGGGGTGGCCGAAAGCGTCCAGGTGGCACGGCGCACCCACATGCGCGAGTCGTCGGCCGGTCTCCGGGGCGGCACCACGGTCCTGGAACACACGGTGGAGGTGGAGGCCGCCAACCGCCTGCCCTATCCGGTCGTCCTCGAAGTACGCGAACGCGTACCGGTGTCGACCGACAAGGACGTCCGGATCGAGGTGCACAAGGCCCAGCCCGCGTGGGCGGAACCCGAAGAGCCGCCCACGGGGGAGGACGGCGCCTACGTACGCGGAGTCCGCGTCTGGCGGGTGGAGCTGACACCCGGACAGGCGACGACGCTCAGCGGAGGGTTCGAAATCCGCCTCCCGGCAGGGAAATCGGTCGTCGGCGGGAACCGGAGGAACTGAACCATGGCACCCCAGGACACCCTGCCCGCCACCGGAGCGCCCGCGGCGCGGGACGCCCTCCTCCTGCCGGTCACCGCGGTGACCTGTCTGGAGGACCGCGCCCAGGTGGAACGCACCGGCACCGTGGAACTCACCGACGGCGTACAGCGGATACGGATCGGCCCGGTCACTCCGCTGACGGTGGACCGTTCGCTGCGTGCGGAGATCTCCCGCGCGGACGGCTCCGCGGGGGCCCGCGTGGTGGACGCCCGCGTCGTACGTGCCTACACGCCGGCGCCGCCCGGCCGGCCCGGCCCGGACGCGCCGGAACTGCGCCGCGAAGTGGACGCACTCGAACGGGAAGCCCGCGAGGTCCGGCACCTGCGGCAGCGCGGCGAGAGCGCCCTGGCGGTCATCCGTCAGGCCAAGGCCGATCTGCACCGCGACATCGTGCAGGGCGCCGGCTCCGGCGCCGCCGATCCGGAGCGCTGGGCCGACCGGCTGGAGCGCGTCGACCAGGAGGCCGAGACGCGCATCGGGGCCCTGCACCGGCTGCGGCGCCGCCAGCACGACGTGGACGAAGAACTGCGCTCCGCCCGCGCGGCGCTGGAGGAGACCGAGAGCGAGCCGCAGCAGCTCACCGCGTACGTGGAACTCGTCGTGGAGTCGGCGCAGGCGGGCCCCGCACAGGTGAGTGTGGTGAACCTCGTGCCCTGCGCCCTGTGGCGCCCCGCCTACCGTGCGACCCTCGCCGCGGACCGTGCCACGGTGGCCCTGGAGACGGACGCCTTCGTCTGGCAGGACACCGGCGAGGACTGGAACGGCGTCCGGCTCTCCTTGTCCACCGCGCGCTCCACCCTCGCCGCGGTCCCGCCGGAACTCACCGAGGACGTCCTCACGCTGCGGGACCGCACCACCGAGGAACGGCGCACCGTCGAGGTGAACCTCCGCGAGGAGGACGTCACCACCGTCGGCGGCGACTCACCGGCCGACGCCGGCGGCGGGGGCGGGCCGCTGCCCGGCCTGAACGACGGCGGCTCGGTCCGCGTGCTGACCGCACCCCACCCCGTCTCCGTCCCCTCGGACCGCCGGCCCCACCGCGTCCACCTCTCCTCCTTCACCTCCGCCTGCCGCACCGAGGCCGCCTGCTCGCCGGAACTCTCGCCCCTGGTGGTCACCACCGCCCGGTTCCCCAACGCCGCCGGTCATGTCCTCCTGGCCGGTCCCGTGGACCTGGTACGCGGCAGCGGCTACACCGGCCGCGCCACCCTGGCGTTCGCCGGCGCGGGTGAGGAGGTCCGGCTCTCCTTCGGCAGCGAGGACACCTTCCGGGTGGTCCGCCACGTCGAGGAGAACCGTGACACCGCCGGCCTGGCCGGCATCAACCAGCGCACGGTGATCACCCGTGAGGTCCGCCTCTTCGTCTCCCGTCTCGACACCCCTGACGACGGCACCGAGCAGGAGGTGGTGATCCGCGAGCGGATCCCGGTCTCCGAGGTCGCAGCGGTCGAGATCCGCCCCCGCACCGACGTCTGCGCGCCGCCCCCGGACGCGATCGACGCCGACGGCATCGTCCGCTACGTCCAGCGTCTCGGGGCGGGGGAGAGGCGCGAGATCACCCTCGTCTACGAGATCACGGCATCGAGCGCGGTCGCGGGCCTGTGACCCAGCCCCCGGCCGGAGCCCACCTTCACGGCCCGGCGGACTCCCACCCGCCGGGAGCCGGGCCGGTCACCCGTTTGGCGCCGACCAGGACCCGGTAGCGCTCCCGTGCCGCGAAGTCGGCCAGGCTCCAGACAGCCGGGCGGCCGGCTTCCGCACAGAGGTGAAGCACCTCGCCGCCGCCGGCCCAGACGCCGACGTGGGCACCGTAGGCATCATCGGTGGCGTTGAACAGCACCAGGTCGAGGGGCCGGGCCACCGCGACCCGGACGGTGGCTTCCCCGTCCTCCCACAACTCGCGGGAGCGCAGGCCCGGCGGCCTCAGCCCGAAGTGCCGGAGCACTTCGTACGCGAACAGCTGACAATTGGCCCCCGCTGTGAGCCCCGGCACCCGCGCCACCGCCGCCGAACCCGGAAAGCGGCCACCGGCGTACGGGACGTTCCAGAATCGAGCCGGAAGCCGGCGCAGCAGCGGTTCCACACCCCCATCCCACCGGCTCGCCCCGCACCGGGCAACCGCCCGCGGCACAGCCACAACCCCGACAGAAGATCGGCGGCCACCATCGCCGTCCGCATCAGCCCCCCGCAGAGCCGGGCCGGCCGGTCAGGCGTCCACCGCGGGGAGGCGATCAAGACCGGTGTCGATGAGGCCGGTGTTCGCCCCGCCCGCCACGTCGCGCTCGCGCAGTACGGTCCGGCGGAGGTTGTCCTGGCCGACCAAGGCCAGACCACGGCCGAACCGGTTCCTGATCTCGGCCGCGACCGTCGATTTCCCCGAGGCGGAGTTCCCGCGCAGGACGACGAGCCGGGTCTCCGCGGTTCCCACCATCATCCGCGCCACGCTACCCGCGCCCGCCCGGGGAGCGCCCCCATCGCAGCGCGTCCGCGCGACCCGTGCGCCCGGGAACATCCGGGGACGGCCGCCTGTTGAACAAGGCGTGGCTGCGGAGGGGACAGTGTCCCCGGGCCCCACCTATTGCCCACGAGGACGATCGTTCGGCTGAAGCCTCGTGGAGCCTCCCGCCGAGAGGCGACCGCCCTTCGCGACCACACCCCCCAAACGCCCCGACTGGTCCCCCCCGTCCAGTCGGGGTCTTCTGCGTCCAGCGGTATCTCGGGCAGCAATCCCCTGGTCACGGACGCGGCGATGAGGTCGGTGACCTCCGGAGCCGTACCCCGGACGAGAGAGTCCCGGTCGCGGGGGCCGCGGCTCTACAGTGGAAGTGAGGAGGCGATCGCGATGCGCAAAGTAGCCGATTGCCGGGATTTCCCGAGCGAGATGAACTGCACGCTTGCCATCTCCGGCGAAGAGGAAGAAGTGGTCCGGGCGGCGAGCGAGCACGCGGCGTCCGTACACGGTCACGCCGACTCCCCGGAACTGCGTGAGCAGGTCAGGGCATCGCTGAAGGACGACGTTCCGCAGCACGCGTGAGTTCGCGCCCTTCAGGGCCGGAGGCGCGGAGGCCATGTGACCTGTAAGGAGGCCGGTGGCCACGGACCACCGGCCTTCGGCCTGCCCGGAGAGGCTGTTCCGCCCCTCTCCGGCGGCGGCCCGCGCTGATGCCCCGGGTCCTCCCGGCCGCCCCGCCCGGCGCCGGCCGCTCACGCCGCGCGGCGCTGCGCGGCTCGGCGCGGTGAGCAGAGGGGGCCGCCGCGACATGTGCGGGGTATGTGCGCCGGAAGTTCGTTTCGGCTAGGTTCTGGTCGCTGGAACTGTTCCGTGGTCGGCGTGCTGGAGGTCCTCCGTGTCCGGGTTGTTCGAGGCGGTGGACGCGCTGATCGCGGGCCACGCGCCCCTTCCGGTTCCCGCCGAGCGCGTCCGGCTGCGGAAAGCGGCGGGGATGAGCCAGCAGGTGGTCGCCGAGGCGCTGGATGTACGGCGGGCGACCGTGGTGTCGTGGGAGAACGGGAAGACCGAGCCCCGCCCCCCGCAGCGGGAGGCGTACGCACGGCTGCTGTCGCGGCTCGCGGAGCTCTACCCCGCACCGGCGCAGCAGTCCTCCGAGGCCCAGCCGCCGCCCCCGGCGCCCCCCGCCGCCCCGCTCCCACCAGCGGCGGCGCGGCCGGCCGCCCCCGCCGCCGATCCGGCTCCCGGCGCACCGCCTGCCCCCACCGCGGTGAGCGCATCCACCCCGGCGCCTCCGCCCGGCCCGGCCCGTACGGCCCCCAGCGGCGTACCCGCGCCGGCGCCGCCCCGGCCGGCCGCCAGGAAGCCCCCGGGAAAGCCCGTGCCCGCGACCGCGCCGGCCACCGACCCCCGGTTCGCGCACGGCCCGTTGGGCGTCCTGGACGGCGACGGCTCGCTGTACTGCGGCGGCGGCCTGGTGCTGGACTGCCCGGCGGCCACGGTGCCCGAACTGGTGGCGTGGACGCTGGCGGAGGCCAAGCTCGGCGCGCCCCGGCTGCACCGCTCCGGGAAGGACTCCGATCCGCTGATCGTGCTGACGGCGACCGCCGCGGTACGTCTGGGGCTGCCGGAGCGCCTGGCGGACCGGCGGGCGATGCGGCTGCCGGACGACCACCCGGTGATCAAGCAGATCACCCGGGCGAAGTGGCAGCTGACGAAGCGGGGCTTCGGCCCGTGGGCGCGGGTGTACCGGCCCGCGCAGGGCGGGCAGCGCAGTTGCGTACAGCTCGCGGTCCTGCCGTGGGACGCGCTGGACACCCGCTCCTGGGGGGAAGCCGGGCAGTTGCCGCCCGCGGAACTCGCCCGGGTGCTGACCGCGTACGCGGCCCGCGTACTCACCCCCCGCGGATCGACGGCGGTGGCGGGCCTGGAACTGATGTCGGCGCTGCGGCCGCCCACCCGGGCGGTGCGGGACGAGGCGGCCGGCACGTGGGTGTCCGGGCCGGTGCCCGGGTCGCTCACCCAGCCGGTCGACGCGGCCTACATGGAGGTGCCGGACGAGCACCCGGTGGCCGCGGCGCTCTTCTCCCGGACCCACCAGCGGACCCCTGCCGAGATCCTCGACGAGGAGGCGTACGACTGGATCCGCGACCCGGACCAGCTCACTGACAGCGAGTGCGCCTGGCCGTACGCGGTCGGCATCGACGTCAACACCGCCTTCCTGGCCGCCGCCAACCGCCTGCTGGTCGGGCTGTCGGCACCGCAGTACGTCAAGGCGCCGGCGTTCGACAAGCAGGTGCCCGGCTCGTGGCTGGTGGACCTCTCCGGGATCGAACTGGACCCGAGGCTGCCGTCGCCGTTCACACCGCACGGCGGGCGGCCGGAGGGACCCGCCTGGTACGCGACCCCGACCGTCGCGTACGCGGCTGAGCTCGTCACCACCTACCGGCTGCCGGTGACGATCGCGCCCATCGAGGCGTACGTGCGGACCGGGGCAGGACCGTATCTGGACCCCTGGTACAAGCACCTGGCGGAGGCGTACAAGGCGACGATGGCGGACCTGGGTGTCACCGCGGGGCTCTCGCCGCAGGAGTTGCTGGCCGCGATGGCCGGCCACAAGGAGAGCGACCCCGGCATGGCGGCGGTGCTCTCCGCGATCAAGTCGACGGTCAAGGGCGGCATCGGCAAGCTCCGCGAACGCCCGCAGGGCACCGCCTACCGGTTCGGCGAACGCTGGCCGGCGCTCGAACGCCCCACCTGGCGACCGGACTTCCGCGCCGCCGTCATCTCCGCCGCCCGGGTCAACATGCACCGTAAGCTGATCAGGACCGCACTCGCGACGCAGACCGCGCCGGCGCCCTCAGGCAGCCTGGTGTTCGGCGAGGACGCGCTGCTGCCGGTCGCGGTGCTCTCGGACTGCGCGGTGTTCCCGTCCGCGGGACCGTCCCCGCTGGACGTCCTGCCGTACGGTCCGGACGGGAAGGCGGCGGCGGGCGCGTTCCGGCTCGGGGTGTCGCCCGGCATGGTCAAGCACGAAGGCACACAGCCGCTCTTCTGGGCGGTGGAACTGCTGGAGCAGGGGCACAACCCGGCCCGGCACATCAAGGGCGACCAGACCGAGGACGACGGGGAGTAGCAGCCGATGGGCATCATCGGGGACAGCCTCGACAAGGCGGCGGCGAACACCGCGACCCGCCCCATCCCGAAGTCCGCACCGGCGCAGATGCGGTTCCTGGTCAAATCGGAGAAGGGCTCCACCCGCGCGGTGGCCGGGCGGCTCGGCGTCACCCAGCGCACGGTGGAGCGCTACCTGAAGGGCCAGCTGCGGCGGCCACGCGCCGAACTCGCGGCCCGGCTGGAACGGGAGGTCCGCAAGGACTGGCAGCCGCGGGTCCGGGGCCGCGCGAAGAAGCGCGCGGCGTCCTCGGGCGGCATCGTCATCGAGACCCGCGCACGCTTCGGCTTCACCGCGGCGCCTGGCTCGACCGACGACGGCCGGATGCGACGCATCACCCAGCACCTGCCCCCGGCGTACGCCGCCCGCCTCTTCGACGCGCAGGCCGCGGGGGCGACCGAACAGCAACTGCAGCGCATCGCAGCCGAGGGCCTCCAGGAGATCTACTTCAAGGACCGCGGCCGCCGTGCCGACGGCCTCGAAGTCGAATTCACCGACATCGACTACCTGGAACTCGACTTCTGAACCCCCTTCCCCCCCGGCAGCAACAAGCCCCGGCCCACTGAGGGCCTGGCTTGCGACGCCGGCGGGGACCTTCCCGGAAGGCCCTCACCGATGCCCTGGCTGACTCCGTCGGCACCTGCATCCGGCCGGGAGTCTGGGGGACGCCGGGTGGCCCAAAGCACCGGAATCCATGGGGATTTCGTGAACCGCAGCCGTCAGCCCGCCCGTCCCGCTAGCGTGCTGGCATTGACCCGGGGCCCCGGCCGTCCGCCGCGGCAGCCCCGGTGACGCTGGCAGGGGGCCGGACCGTGCCGCTCGAAGAGAATCACGTACGCGAAGCCGTCCAGCGACACCTCAGCACCCGCGGCACCCACGCCGCGAAGAACACCGCGAACGACACCGCAGAGCACACAGCGCCCCCGCCCGCCATCGCGGACATCACCTGGCACCCCTTGCTCGAAGGGACCATCGAGCGCCTCATCGAAACCCGCACCGAAACCCAGCAACAGCGGCACGGCCCCACCGACCTGACCGGCCGGCCCACGTACCACACCCTCAAGACCCATCGGCTCGGCCCACCCCCGTACCCGTTCAGCGCGACCACCACGACGCTCGTCCAGCAGGACTCGGTGGAAGAGCGCCTGTGCCTCTGCGGCAACGGGAGAGTCACCTGCCCACGCTGCACCGGCGGGGGCCGGCTGAACTGCGAGGCATCCACCGCCTGCCCGTCCTGTCACGGCATCGACGCGTGCCTGTGGTGCCAGGGCACCGGCCGCCGCCGGGGAAAGGCGTCGGCAGCGGGTACCAACAAAGCCGATGACCGCGTCAGGTGCCGGTCGTGCGGCACCGCCGACACCGCCTGCCCCGGATGCCGCGGCAAGGGACGGGTGCCCTGCACCATCTGCGACGGTACGGGCACACGCGCGTGCCCCCCGTGCGAGAGCTCCGGCACCGTCACCCACGAACAGTGCGAAGGCACCGGCGGCACCGTGACCTGGACCGAAGGGACAGTCACCCGCAAACCCCGGGCGAACAGGGTCCGGCTCTACGCCACCGGGGTACCCCTCATCGCCCGACGGCTCGCCCGCAGGACCGGCGACTGGCACGAGACCTCCCTGACCCACCACGAGTCCCCGCCGTCCGAGCTCACCGCCCTGTTCCCTGACCTGTCCCCCCGCCTCAAGGAGCACACGAACGAGATCTCCCGGCAGGCCACCCTGCGCCATCTGACAGTGGCCCGGGTGACCGTGCTCCAGCAGCCCCACTGGGTCTACTACGTCTTCCCGGGCCACGACACACCCCAGGTCCGGGCCCTGCCTTCACGCCAGCGCACCGTGCAGATCGCCGGCGCGGCCCTGGTGGCTCTGGCGGTACTCGTTCTCCTCCTCCGTCTCGCCACGTAGCTGCGTGCCGCGGCTCCGGTCGGCCGGCGCCGCCTGGGGCGCCGCGGTTCCGGACGGCCGGCGCCGCCACCGCGTGACCGCCCGCCCGCGCCGGCGTGCCGGGAGGTGTCACAGCCGGGGCCGTCGTCCTGTCTTGTTGAGTGGAGGCGGTCCTCGCTGAAAGGGTTGACGATGAGAGTGTTTGTCGCAGGGGCGACGGGGGCGATGGGACGGCAACTGGTGCCACGACTGGTCGAGGCGGGTCATGAGGTCCACGGGATGACACGGAGCGAGTCGAAACGGGAGATGCTCCACGCACTCGGAGCGGTGCCGGCGATCGCGGACGCGCTCGACCCCGATCAGGCCGCGGAAGCCGTGGGCCGGGCCAAGCCGGACGTGATCGTCCATCAGCTGACCGCCATCGGAGCACTGGACACGCGGCACTTCGACCGGGCCTTCGCGCCGACCAACCGGCTGCGGACGGAGGGCACCGACCACCTGCTCTCGGCCGGGCAGGCCGTGGGGGTGCGCCGGTTCGTCGCGCAGAGCTACTTCGCCTGCTACGCGCGCACCGGCTCGGCGGTGAAGAGCGAGGAAGACCCGTTCGACCCG
Protein-coding regions in this window:
- the tpg gene encoding telomere-protecting terminal protein Tpg; the protein is MGIIGDSLDKAAANTATRPIPKSAPAQMRFLVKSEKGSTRAVAGRLGVTQRTVERYLKGQLRRPRAELAARLEREVRKDWQPRVRGRAKKRAASSGGIVIETRARFGFTAAPGSTDDGRMRRITQHLPPAYAARLFDAQAAGATEQQLQRIAAEGLQEIYFKDRGRRADGLEVEFTDIDYLELDF